CGCCGCGTTGCATCCTCAGGTTCGGCTGGCTGAAGGGGAAAGTCTTGGAGGACGACCCCATGCTGGCATCTTGGCATGACCCGCAAAAGTTGTGTAAGCATGTCACCCGCGACCTGCGTCGCGGGGGAGCAGACACTGACCTTCGCAGCAAAAAAGAGCCACGGGCCTTCGACGTTCTCGCTGGAGCCCGCGATGCCTTCTGAGCCGTTTCGCGATCCGCCGTTGCGCGGTGCGGACTCGGGCAAATCCACCCGGCCTATCCCGCCGCCATCAGAGACTCGGCTGCTCGCAAAGCCGAAATCCGCCGGCCGGGCGACCGCCGCCATGGCGATCGGCGCGGCCATTCTTTTCGTGCTGGCCGTGGCGGTGGCCGGCCCCTTCCACTCCGAGAAGCTCATCCCGCCCGCGGTTCGCGAGAAATTGCTCCTGGTCATATTTGTGCTCTGCGCGATTGAAGTGATTTACGGCTTTGCGATGTATCGGAAAAATTCTTCGACCTGACTCAACGCTCGATGTCCACGCCGCTATGGCTCTACTCGATCATGCTCGGCACGGTGGGCGGCTCGCTCGCCCTGGGCTCGTTCGTCCGTGGTTATGAGCCTCAATATTTCGCGTACCTGCTGTGCCTGATCGGCATCCTGTCCGGACTGTCGTGGGGTCACTCCGCGATCTTGGCGATGCAACACGCCAATGCCGGCGGGATTCAATCGACATTTCAGGAGAAGAGCAATCGATGGAACTACGCCGCCGCTCTTTTGACGGCAGCGCTTGCCGCCGTCCAGGTCGCCGCGGCATAATTCTCGTTCTTGGCGCTGGCTGAGGGTAGATTTCGCGCATGTCGCAATCGTTCAAAGCCGCCTGTATCCAGCTCCGTTCCTCCGACGACGTCGTGGAGAACATCCGCGTCGCCTCCGAATTCGTCCGCGAGGCGAAAGGGAAGGGCGCGCAGTTCATCGCCACGCCCGAGAACACCACGCTGATGGCGCCCGATGGCGGCGCCAAGCTGGCGAGCAGCTATGACGAAGACCACGATCCGGCGCTGCCGGCGTTCCGCGCGCTCGCGGAAGAACTCGGCATCTGGCTGCTGATCGGCTCGCTCGCCATCAAGGTCAGCGACACCAAGACCGCCAACCGCCAATTCCTGATCGACCCCAAGGGGCGCATCGCGGCGCGCTACAGCAAGATCCATCTCTTCGACGTCGATCTGCCCTCGGGCGAGAAATACCGCGAATCCAACACCGTCGCCGGCGGCGACGAGGCCGTCCTCGCCGACACGCCCTGGGGCAGGATCGGCCTGTCGATCTGCTACGACATGCGCTTTCCGCAGCTCTACCGCGCGCTGGCGCAGAAGGGCGCCTTCCTGCTCACCGCGCCGTCGGCCTTCACCGAGACCACCGGCAAGGCGCATTGGCACATCCTTTTGCGCGCCCGCGCCATCGAGAACGGCGCCTTCGTGCTGGCGCCCGCCCAGGGCGGCACCCACGCCAACGGCCGCAAGACCTATGGCCACTCGCTCATCATCGCGCCCTGGGGCGAGATATTGGCGGAAGCCGGCACCGAGCCGGGCATCATCGTCGCCGACATCGATCCGGCGCTGTCGGCCGACGCGCGCGCCCGCGTGCCGAACCTGCGGCACGACCGCCCCTTCAAGGGCCCGTAATGCCACCCGCATGGTTAACGCCGCCGTCCTTGCCAGCGCGGCGGCGCAGGCGCTAAGCGTTGGCAATTGTCAAACCGGCCGGCGATTTCGTCGTGTAAGCTGGTGCCGGGACGGAAGAAGGCTCGGGCGTGATCGTTTACAATCTTCGCTGCAGGAATGCCCATGAGTTCGAGGGCTGGTTCCGCGACTCGGCGGCCTATGAGGAGCAGGCGAGGGGCGGCGCGCTGACCTGCCCGGTCTGCGACTCCCGCAAGGTGGAGAAGGCGATCATGGCGCCCGCCGTCGCCGGCGCGAAGAAGCCGACCGTCACCGCCGAGGAAGCCAGCAAGATGCGCCAGTTCATGACGGGCCTGCGCAAATATGTGCAGCAGAACGCCGACTATGTCGGCCCCAATTTCGCCGAGGAAGCCCGCAAGATCCATTACGGCGAAGCCGACGAGCGCCACATCTACGGCGAGGCCTCGATCGAGGAAGCCAAGGAATTGCTGGAGGAGGGCGTCGACGTCGCCCCGCTGCCGCCCGATCTCGACGGCGCGAACTGAGGCCGGGCTACCGGCTCGCCACCACCATGTAATTCACGTCTACATCGTCCGACAGCCGCCAGTCCCAGGCCAGCGGATCGAACGCCACGCCCTGCGTTTTCAACGGGTTGAGTCCCGCTCCTTGAAGTAACCGGCGAAGCTCCGCTGGTTCGACGAACCGGTTCCAGTCATGCGTGCCGGGCGGCAGCCAGCGCAGGACATATTCCGCTCCGATTTTGGCCAGCGCCAGGGATTTGAGCGTCTTGTTCAGCGTCGCCACGATCATCAGACCGCCCGGCTTCACCAGGTGGGCGCAGGCCATCAGATAAGCCTTGAGGTCGGCGACATGCTCGACCACCTCCATGTTGAGGACCACGTCGAAACCGAGCCCCTCGGCCGCCAGCGTCTCGGCGCTGGCGGCGCGGTAGGTAATGGGCAGGCCGGCGGCATGGGCCTTGGCGGTGCCGATGTTCTTCTCCGAGGGATCGACGCCCGTCACCGCGAAGCCGAGCCGGCTCATCGGTTCGCTGAGCAGCCCGCCGCCGCAGCCGATATCGAGCAGGCCGAGGCCCTCGAACGGCTTCAGCCCCGAACGGCCGAAATGCGCGGCGGCGGTATCGCGGATGAATTTGAGCCGGACCGGATTGAACTTGTGCAGCGGCGCGAACTTGCCGGCCGGATCCCACCACTCCGCCGCCATGGCCGAGAATTTGGCGACTTCGGCGTCGTCTACCGTCGGATCGATCATGGTCGTCATGGCGAAGGAATAGCACAAGGTCCGTGGTCTTGGCGCCGGTGTCGCGCCATGCGACGCTGGTGCCGCGCCGGCGTCTCCTGCGGCCCTGTCCACCGATCGTTCCAACGAATTCGTGGAGGACTCATGCGCATTCTCCAAACCATCTTCACGGTCGCGGCGTGGCTTTGTCTGGTCGGTGCCGGGCCCATGGAGGCCGCGCCGGCGCGGAAGATCGTGCTGCCTCCCGTGGTGGCGACACTTTCCGTCGGCGCCGTGATTGTCCCCGCCAGCGATCCTGGCCGATTCAATCTGCTGATCGATGGCACCCCTCGGGCCGCCGGGGTCGGAAACGGCGGCTCGACGGCGGCGATCGTGTTGCCGCCCGGCACGCATGCCGTGAGCGTCACGGCGGCCGGTGGAACCGTTCTCTCGAACTATCAGGACGTAATAGGCGGAAACTGCGCCGCAAGCGGTGCGGTCCATCTCGGCGTCGGGCAGCACGCCAGTTGCACGGTCACGCTTACGCGGTTGGGGCAGCAGCAGCACGGTTCCTGGGTGCGCGGACCTGGAACCTACACCTTCACGGCCTGCGCCAATGGCGGCGCGTGCAACGTCGTCGCCGCGCCGGGCCAGTCCGTCGCCGTCACGTTCGAGGTGTGGGGCGCGGGCGGCGGCGGTGGCGGCGGCGAGGACGGATCGATCGCCGCCGGACGCGGCGGCGGCGGTGGAGGGGGCGGCGGCTACGCAAAAACCGTCGCGACGGTTGCAATCCCGCAAGTTGGCGTCACCAGGCTTTACGTAATCGTCGGCGCGGGCGCCAGCGGCGGTCTCACCGCGAGTTCGAACGCCAATCAGATGAACGGAGGCTATGGCGGCAACACAGTGGTTTGGACGGACGCGTTCTACGGCACGCAACTCGTTCGGGCGACCGGCGGCGCCGGAGGCGGGACCGGAGTCGGCCCGTCCTACGGTTACAACGGCGGCCAGGGCGGCGGTCCCGGCAGCGGTTCGACGAATGGCTGGTCCGGCACCGCGGGCTATCACGGCGGCGTCACCAGCGGCTGCAACGGCGCGGGCCGGCGGCCTTGGCGGCGCCGGCGGCGGCCCGGGTCGCACCGGGCCCGGCTACGTCAATGACGGCGGCCAGGGCGGCCACGGCGGGTATCATCGCGGCGGCTTGTTCTCCTGCAATTCGGCGCACATGAATTACCAGATCTCGGACGGCAGCCCCGGCGGCAACGGCAAGATCGTCGTGAGCTGGTAAGCGCGCCGCGCAACCGTATTGGCCGCAGGCGTCTGCGTTGAGCATTGGCGCCCCGCCGTCTATGTATCGGCCGGAAACGCGCGCACCCTTAGGATCGATGGCGAAGATCGCGATGAAATTCGGCGGCACCTCGGTGGCCGACCTGGACCGCATCCGCCATGTCGCCACCCTGGTGAAACGCGAGCGCGACCGCGGCAACCAGGTCGCCGTCGTGGTCTCCGCCATGGCGGGCGAGACCAACAAGCTCGTCGCCTGGTGCAACGACATCGCCAAGGCGCCCGGCTCCAACGCGCATGCCATCCCCGACCCGCGCGAATACGACGTCATCGTCGCGACCGGCGAACAGGTGACGAGCGGGCTTCTCGCGGTGGCGCTGGGCGCGATCGGCGTGCCGGCGCGCTCCTGGATGGGCTGGCAGATTCCGCTGCGCACCTCCTCGGTGCACGGTTCCGCCCGCATCGAGGGCATGGATGCCGAGCTGATGAACGAGAGCCTGGCCCGGGGCGAGGTCGCCGTCGTCGCGGGGTTCCAGGGCGTCGCCGCGCATGACCGCATCTCGACGCTGGGCCGCGGCGGCTCCGACACCTCCGCCGTCGCGGTGGCGGCGGGATTGCGGGCCGACCGCTGCGACATCTACACCGACGTCGACGGCGTCTACACCACCGACCCGCGCATCGTGCCCAAGGCGCGGCGGCTGGAGAAGATCGCCTTCGAGGAAATGCTCGAAATGGCCTCGCTCGGCGCCAAGGTCCTGCAGACCCGCTCGGTCGAGATCGCCATGCTTCACCGCGTTCCGACCCGCGTATTGTCGACCTTCGACCCCGACGCGGGCGGCACGCTTCTCTGTGACGAGGAAGACATCGTGGAAAAGAAACCGGTCACCGGCATCGCCTATAGCCGCGACGAGGCCAAGATCACCCTGCACAAGATCCCCGACCGCCCCGGCATCGCCGCGGCGATCTTCGGTCCCTTGGCGGACAGCGGCGTCAATGTCGACATGATCGTCCAGAACGTCTCGGAGGACGGCAAGAAGACCGACCTCACCTTCACCGTGTCGCGCAGCGAGCTGGCGCGCGCTCTGTCGTCGATCGAGAAGGCGGCCGAGCAGATCGGCTATCGCGAGATGACGCACGACGCCGACGTGGCGAAGGTCTCGATCATCGGCATCGGCATGCGGGCCCATCCCGGCGTGGCGCAGACCATGTTTCGCACGCTGTCGGAGAAGGGGATCAACATCCAGGTGATTTCGACCAGCGAGATCAAGGTCTCCGTCCTGATCGCCGAAGAATATGTCGAACTCGCGGTACGCGCGCTGCATTCGGCGTATGAATTGGACGTGGCGTGACGGCGATGCGCATCATTACCTCTCCCGCTTGCGGGAGAGGTCGAAAAATGCGCAAGCATTTTTCGGGTGAGGGCCCACCCGCCGCCACCAAGCCCTCACCCGAAATTCGCTGCGCGAATTTCGACCTCTCCCGCGAAGCGGGAGAGGTTGGGAGGCCCTGATGCCCGTTGCCGCCGGCGGTCCGCGCATTCTCCTGCGACGCCTGCGCGAGATCATGGCCGAGCAGACCAGCGCCCAGACCCGGCTCGACAAGCTCGTCACCGTCATCGCCACCATCATGGTGGCGGAGGTCTGCTCGATCTATCTGCGCCGCGCCGGCAAGGCGCTCGAACTCTTCGCCACCGAGGGCCTCAACCGCAGCGCCGTCCACAACACGCGGCTGATGGAAGGCGAGGGCCTGGTCGGCCTCGTCGCCGAAACCGCCGAGCCGGTGAACCTGTCGGACGCGCCCTCCGATCCGCGCTTCTCCTACCGGCCGGAGACCGGCGAGGACCCGTACAGATCCTTCCTCGGCGTGCCCATCGTGCGCGGCGGCCAGGTGTTCGGCGTGCTGACGGTGCAGAACCGCAAGGCGATCCTCTATTCCGAGGAAGAGGTCGAGGCGCTCCAGACCGTCGCCATGGTGCTGGCGGAAGTCGTGGCGCAGGGCGGCCTCTTCAAGCTCTCCGAGCTCGACGAGCCCGAGCTGCGCGTCGACCGGCCGCGCATCTTCCAGGGCGAGGGACTTTCGGAAGGCGTCGGCATCGGCCGCGTCGTGCTCCACGAGCCGCGCGTCAAGGTCGAGCGCATGATCGCCGACGATCCGCAGGAGGAACTGACCCGGCTCGAAGAGG
Above is a window of Rhizomicrobium sp. DNA encoding:
- a CDS encoding carbon-nitrogen hydrolase family protein: MSQSFKAACIQLRSSDDVVENIRVASEFVREAKGKGAQFIATPENTTLMAPDGGAKLASSYDEDHDPALPAFRALAEELGIWLLIGSLAIKVSDTKTANRQFLIDPKGRIAARYSKIHLFDVDLPSGEKYRESNTVAGGDEAVLADTPWGRIGLSICYDMRFPQLYRALAQKGAFLLTAPSAFTETTGKAHWHILLRARAIENGAFVLAPAQGGTHANGRKTYGHSLIIAPWGEILAEAGTEPGIIVADIDPALSADARARVPNLRHDRPFKGP
- a CDS encoding DUF1178 family protein, which gives rise to MIVYNLRCRNAHEFEGWFRDSAAYEEQARGGALTCPVCDSRKVEKAIMAPAVAGAKKPTVTAEEASKMRQFMTGLRKYVQQNADYVGPNFAEEARKIHYGEADERHIYGEASIEEAKELLEEGVDVAPLPPDLDGAN
- the ubiG gene encoding bifunctional 2-polyprenyl-6-hydroxyphenol methylase/3-demethylubiquinol 3-O-methyltransferase UbiG, whose protein sequence is MTTMIDPTVDDAEVAKFSAMAAEWWDPAGKFAPLHKFNPVRLKFIRDTAAAHFGRSGLKPFEGLGLLDIGCGGGLLSEPMSRLGFAVTGVDPSEKNIGTAKAHAAGLPITYRAASAETLAAEGLGFDVVLNMEVVEHVADLKAYLMACAHLVKPGGLMIVATLNKTLKSLALAKIGAEYVLRWLPPGTHDWNRFVEPAELRRLLQGAGLNPLKTQGVAFDPLAWDWRLSDDVDVNYMVVASR
- a CDS encoding aspartate kinase, with protein sequence MAKIAMKFGGTSVADLDRIRHVATLVKRERDRGNQVAVVVSAMAGETNKLVAWCNDIAKAPGSNAHAIPDPREYDVIVATGEQVTSGLLAVALGAIGVPARSWMGWQIPLRTSSVHGSARIEGMDAELMNESLARGEVAVVAGFQGVAAHDRISTLGRGGSDTSAVAVAAGLRADRCDIYTDVDGVYTTDPRIVPKARRLEKIAFEEMLEMASLGAKVLQTRSVEIAMLHRVPTRVLSTFDPDAGGTLLCDEEDIVEKKPVTGIAYSRDEAKITLHKIPDRPGIAAAIFGPLADSGVNVDMIVQNVSEDGKKTDLTFTVSRSELARALSSIEKAAEQIGYREMTHDADVAKVSIIGIGMRAHPGVAQTMFRTLSEKGINIQVISTSEIKVSVLIAEEYVELAVRALHSAYELDVA